The Thalassotalea sp. HSM 43 genome window below encodes:
- a CDS encoding DEAD/DEAH box helicase: MPFSKLGLCDSIVKAVTELDYKSPTAIQVKAVPVILSGKDVIAGAQTGTGKTASFVLPLLQSLNKPRKLRGKRIRALILTPTRELAVQVEASIRQYGKYLNLSSMAMYGGVDSAPQIQQLIWGVDILVATPGRLLDLAHQRALHFDELEVLVLDEADRMLDMGFIDDINKIIDRLPTERQNLLFSATISDDVRTLAKRTLHDAVEISTTPDSRSAPKITQWLITVDKGNKSALLSHLIKEQEWQQALIFIETKHGAAKLVSQLEKRGIKAESIHSGRTQAIREQILSEFKSGAIKFLVATGIAARGIDIGELTRVVNYDLPDKADDYIHRIGRTGRAGLMGEAISFVSKDNFRNLCAIESRLGHIIERKEIEGFAVKKVVPVSILNYVPKNKPQRR; this comes from the coding sequence ATGCCATTTTCAAAACTTGGATTATGCGATTCTATTGTAAAAGCCGTAACCGAGCTTGATTATAAATCTCCTACAGCGATACAAGTTAAGGCGGTACCGGTGATCTTATCCGGAAAAGACGTCATTGCCGGTGCCCAAACAGGCACAGGTAAAACCGCCAGTTTTGTATTGCCGTTACTGCAATCGTTAAACAAACCACGCAAGCTGCGTGGCAAACGAATTCGAGCACTTATTCTCACGCCCACACGTGAGCTTGCTGTTCAGGTTGAAGCGAGCATTCGCCAATACGGTAAATATCTAAACCTGAGCTCTATGGCAATGTATGGTGGTGTTGATTCTGCGCCACAAATACAACAATTGATCTGGGGCGTAGATATTCTAGTTGCCACGCCTGGTAGATTGTTAGATCTGGCGCACCAACGGGCATTACATTTTGATGAACTTGAAGTGCTTGTTCTCGATGAAGCGGACAGAATGCTGGATATGGGCTTTATCGATGACATCAATAAAATTATTGATCGCCTGCCCACTGAGCGACAAAATCTATTATTCTCTGCCACCATAAGCGATGATGTTCGCACATTGGCAAAACGAACGCTGCACGATGCGGTAGAAATATCGACAACACCGGATAGTCGCTCCGCGCCGAAAATTACTCAATGGCTGATCACGGTAGACAAGGGTAATAAATCAGCCTTACTCAGTCATTTAATTAAAGAGCAAGAGTGGCAACAAGCCCTTATTTTCATCGAAACAAAACACGGCGCAGCCAAGCTGGTCAGTCAGCTAGAGAAGCGCGGAATTAAAGCAGAATCCATTCATAGCGGCAGAACCCAAGCAATACGTGAACAGATTCTCAGTGAATTTAAATCCGGCGCAATCAAATTTTTAGTGGCGACCGGTATTGCTGCCCGCGGCATCGATATTGGTGAGCTTACCCGCGTGGTTAATTATGATTTACCCGACAAAGCCGATGATTATATTCACCGTATTGGCCGCACTGGACGTGCAGGCTTAATGGGCGAAGCGATATCGTTTGTATCTAAAGATAACTTTAGAAATCTATGTGCCATTGAAAGTCGTCTTGGCCATATTATTGAGCGCAAAGAAATTGAGGGGTTTGCGGTCAAAAAAGTGGTACCTGTATCTATTTTGAATTACGTGCCGAAGAATAAGCCACAGAGAAGATAG